The stretch of DNA tctcttacagtatagactccatagtgtgaccgctcttacagtatagactccatagtgtgaccgctcttacagtatagactccatagtgtgaccgctcttacagtatagactccatagtgtgacctctcttacagtatagactccatagtgtgaccgctcttacagtatagactccatagtgtgactgctcttacagtatagactccatagtgtgacctctcttacagtatagactccatagtgtgacctcttacagtatagactccatagtgtgacctctcttacagtatagactccatagtgtgaccgctcttacagtatagactccatagtgtgactgctcttacagtatagactccatagtgtgacctctcttacagtatagactccatagtgtgaccgctcttacagtatagactccatagtgtgaccgctcttacagtatagactccatagtgtgaccgctcttacagtatagactccatagtgtgaccgctcttacagtatagactccatagtgtgacctctcttacagtatagactccatagtgtgaccgctcttacagtatagactccatagtgtgaccgctcttacagtatagactccatagtgtgactgatcttacagtatagactccatagtgtgacctctcttacagtatagactccatagtgtgactgctcttacagtatagactccatagtgtgaccgctctttcagtatagactctatagtgtgacctctcttacagtatagactccatagtgtgacctctcttacagtatagactccatagtgtgacctctcttacagtatagactccatagtgtgacctctcttacagtatagactccatagtgtgaccgctcttacagtatagactccatagtgtgaccgctctttcagtatagactccatagtgtgaccactctttcagtatagactccatagtgtgaccgctcttacagtatagactccatagtgtgacctctcttacagtatagactccatagtgtgacccctcttacagtgtagactccatagtgtgacctctcttacagtatagactccatagtgtgaccgctctttaagtatagactccatagtgtgaccgctcttacagtatagactccatagtgtgacctctcttacagtatagactccatagtgtgacctctcttacagtatagactccatagtgtgacctctcttacagtatagactccatagtgtgacctctcttacagtatagactccatagtgtgaccgctcttacagtacagactccatagtgtgaccgctctttcagtatagactccatagtgtgacctctcttacagtatagactccatagtgtgacctctcttacagtatagactccatagtgtgaccgctctttaagtatagactccatagtgtgaccgctcttacagtatagactccatagtgtgacctctcttacagtatagactccatagtgtgacctctcttacagtatagactccatagtgtgacctctcttacagtatagactccatagtgtgacctctcttacagtatagactccatagtgtgaccgctcttacagtacagactccatagtgtgaccgctctttcagtatagactccatagtgtgaccgctcttacagtatagactccatagtgtgaccgctcttacagtatagactccatagtgtgaccgctcttacagtatagactccatagtgtgacctctcttacagtatagaccccatagtgtgacctctcttacagtatagactccatagtgtgaccgctcttacagttttCTCTTCTTTCTTCGTAGGTAGTTTATCTTATGCCTCCATCACTAAGACCTGCTCCTCAGCCTGTGTGGCCACTGGAATTAATGCCGTTGTAGCTGCATCGAGTGTCACCTGCTGCAGCACCGACCTGTGTAACACCAGCGGAGCCTCCAGCATCAAGTCCACCTCCACCATCCTGGCCGTAGCCCTGGGAGCCATCATGGTTCTCCTCAGAAGCTCCTCCCTGTAATCTCCTGATTGTTATAACTCATTTAACAACCTTGCTCACCCCAATAATATAAGGACCATATGAAGTCATTGGTATGAAGATCAATCAATTGATACGGATCTAGTGATAGATATATATCTCAGgcgcctccttcagtgtccccaaggcccctgcacttgtttcccattgtaaatatgttttaccatgtaaagtgttataaaatgtactgttgctttaagagttataccatgtgatatgtcatgtgattgttacccaggaggtaccagtgatcagctgaccGCCAGAGTGACCTattggctccctgctagtctcccccatataagccctgggtggagcttctctctcttctgctgaggtccagtgtagtcttgtctagtgtgtgtgtccagagtgttggagacctcaaagtccagtcctgcagccgccatcaagtcaagtaagataaagtcacagctttatgagtcaagtcagtcccggtaatctgtcaagtcagcgtggtctgcatttaattgtccagtcctaaTACTAGtcgcagcaagcccttaaggtctctgcatcactggtcacctccttgggccttggctgaactgtatagactttaccatctgtctatcctcagtaaagctacctttgTCCGTAATTTGGCGTTGTTGTCTTTATTGccaccgtgcctagcccaggatccagcaataTTCCATCGGGTGGTTATAgggtaaaccacgccctggcgtcacaaacaaaaggggttaatgccatctgcccctagggcaacaacatctgccctgcaccacacaccccaccaCCACATATAGTACAAGGCAAAATGGCTGAGCTGACCTTCCGAAAGCGTTTAGGACATTACTCCAAATATACTCTATAGATAGAAGAGCCAATCtataacaaactgttccgaacgctggagccggcagcgcgtgacttcatagccccacctcctcatgacgtcacaccccgcccctcaaggACAAGCCAATATGAACTTATTCTCTTAAATCACATTCGAACTACGTAAGAACTCTATTTTGTAAACCACTGCTATCACCCCTTCTTTGTGTGCATTAAATATATTCTATTTCTACGTAATACcgaagttctatctgtatactattgCATTGGCTGTGATGTCTGGGTTCAGCACGAAGCATAGTTATAACGTGTGATAAATACAATAAGATATCCCATAGATGTGGTGTTGTTGTGTGGTGTTTGTCATATGGTAGGgtgggtctttaaaggggtactctgccactagacatcttatcccctattcaaagcataagggataagatgtctgatctctcctgcagcagcccctgatgactggcgatgcaggggcggaggatcgtgacgtcacatccccgccccctcgtgacgttccACCCccttcatgcaagtctatgggaggaggcacggtggccatcacgtcccctcccatagacttgcattaagggggcggggaatGACATCTTCCtgcccctgcatcaccagtcatcaggcacggagcgaagccgGCTCCGTGCACAAGATGACGACAGGGgcagctgcaggagagatcatgggggttcccagtTTCTGGagtccagcgatcagacatcttatcccctattctttggataggggataagaagtctaggggcggagtacccctttaaggaaaactgCACATGTATATTTACAAGTAGGGTAATGGGGGAGATGGCGCTTTCAGTGCTGTAGACTAGAGGGATGGAATTAGCCCCAGAGCTGACAACATCCAGGAGACGTGGCTTGTACACAGCTCCCAGGCAATTAGGAGGCATCTAGGGGTGGGGCAGAGGCCATTTTAGGGAGAGGATCTGATAAgcagaagatctctgtgagggacagtgtgTGTGATCACAGAGGACACTCCATAATACACTAGCAGAGCACTAAAACATCTGCATTGTGCTGGTGTGGGGCTTTTGCTTTGTCAGGTCAGGGTGTGAAGACGATCTCTAAGGGACAATCAGAAATAGTGTTTGGAGCCCACAGAACCACTGATGCAGCTGTGTAAAGTGTGCCAGTTTTTTGCTAAAATtgctaaaaacaaaaaacaaaacccacaaaTATTTTTAAGTGATCTGAGAAAACATTAGATAACAATCAGGTGTTAAAACACATGTGTATATAAAGTAGTGAAAaattatccaaaaaaaaaaacattttgtgacTTCAGAAACACATTATCTATTTGTCACCAGTTGAAATGTTACCACCAGTCCATGCAACAGCAGCGACAGGTGAaaatctttttaaccccttaaggaccaagtgtttttctccgtttttgcactttcactttttcctccttaccttttaaaaatcataactctttaaattttgcagctaaaaatccatatgatgtcttattttttgtgccaccaattttactttgcagatacgtcagtcattttacccaaaaatctacggcgaaacggaaaaaaaatcattgtgtgacaaaatggaagaaaaaacgccattttgtaaattttgggggcttctgtttctacacggtgcatttttcattaaaaatgacaccttatctttattctgtaggtccatacgtttaaaatgatcccctacttatataggtttgattttttattacttcgaaaaaaaatcataactacatgcaggaaaatgtatacgtttaaaattgtcatcttctgacccctataacttttttatttttccgtgtacagggcggtatgaggactcattttttgcgccgtgatctgaagtttttatcagttttgATCATACTTTTTAAtcgctctttattcatttttttatgttataaaaagtgaccaaaatatgctattttggactttcgaatttttttgtgcgtacgtcattgaccatgcagtttaattaatgatatatttttatagtttggacatttacacatgcggcaataccacatatgtttatttttatttacacaatttttttaatgggaaaacgggggggggggggggctgtttcaaacttatagctccctctagtggctataacaccggaacggcgatgtccggcattatgcacgggtcctggctgctgagctcgcttcataactctCCCGTACCGCAGCGCCGGATATACCCGATGttctgtggcaaggggttaaaaagtaaaaaaataataatttggagAGCTAAGAaagagagatttattaaaacctgtccagaggaaaagttgaccatttgcaatagcaaccaatcaggtcacttCTTAAAAAGTAGCACCCGCCatcctatttatatattttttctgtccctgcctattacccatctatcccttaccccctccctgcttttaatttttttttttactatattaaaaaggtCTTTTTGGCTGCCTGgttgtgtgctcactaccaggcagacttccctagcaggcaccacgtcactgatgcctgctggggccgacacttccgcccttagttcatctatacagggtacctccagctgtttcaccactacaatttccagcttgccctgacatctattggctgtcagggcatgctgggagttatagtggtgaaacagctggaggcacactgtgtttaaaacaataagttagggccATGAGCACGGTGCAGCGCTACCCTGATTTTCACCTGTCGCTGCTGTCGCATGGACTGGTGGTAACGTTTGTATATATGTTGCTGCCTGAGGCGTTACCGCTTGTTCATGTGACAGCAGCAAGACGTAAAAGTTTTTGACAAAGATAAGAAAAACTTTGAGAACGCAGAATTatttctgtcaccagttcatgTATATTTCACCCACAAAATCATCCACAGTCTGAACAGAATCTCATTTCATGTTGGTGGAAGTACCAGCACTGTAGGCACCAGCCTTTTCCAGGGCCCAGTACAACCAGTACAAGTAGCCAATGGTGTCACTAGGGTGGGCAGAGGGGGCCAAGGGTCACTTCATGTCTTCCATGGCCCACTAGGCCAACATCTTGGAGTACGATACTATGCCAATATGAGGTAAGGCATCACTGACACCTCCACGATTGCTCCGTTCTGGTTTGCTACCTATCTCCAGGTCCTTCTCCACGGACATCTTATCCTCCTCCTTTCTCCTTTCATCGGTGCAATGTGAAGCCCTGCCACGCTGTTTTACATCTACTAAGCCTGGTCGAGAAAGGCCACACAGCGAAGAAGTTTCTGCCCTGTCTGTACACGGGCTGTCATCTTATAATCTAAAATTGGGCAATGTGGTTGTGGATAACACCAAGAACTTTGTGGCTGCGGTGTGCATATGGCATGCCACATTCTACATGTATGGAACATGTACCAAATCTGGTTGTAAGATATTTCTTAAAAACGTATGTCGGTCTCAAGGGTGACTTTGTCATGTCCAGGAAAGTTTGTATTCACTTTAGCTGTTCTTTTGTCACTAAACATGCCCTCCTAGACTTGTGCCAGTGCCATAATGTCCTCCCCATTACTGTTAAATCTGCCATCTCAACATTACACAAGTTTGACCACCTGCACCAGCAGCGaatgcagggacaggaaggggaagtgatgttttataggggaaacagtgattagactagattgggccaggcaccaattagtggtgcactggccctttaaatttcagagagccggcgcgcgcgccctagagagcggggccgcgcgcgccgggcagggacagaggaaggacggagcggatgagaagggacatgggatgcgatccgtgaacgggcacgtcccgtcccacggatcgcatcccctccggtgacagggtagcagcggagcgctgcaagcagagtaacacCGCAAGCGCTCTGGGGAAGCGCTCGGCTTtacagatataagatagatagatatgagatcgatataagatagatatgagatagatataagatagatataagatagatagatagatagataccacaGAAAAACGGCAGCACCAGAAAAGAGGATGTAGCGGAGGCTCACtggatacatacaataaaaaGGCAGCAGAACCTCCTTTGGCAAAAAGTTTAGCTTTTATTCAGCACAAAAATGCCAGGGCTCTGGCATTTTTATGCTGAATAAAAGCTACACTTTTTGCCAAAGGAGGTTCTGCTGCCTCTttattgtagatagatagataagagatagatagatagatgttatgattcggcaggctggaggtggatcctctgtgccagagagggattggcgtggaccgtgctggtggaccggttctaagttgctactggtattcagcagagcccgccgcaaagcgggatggtcttgcagcggcggtagcaaccaggtcgtatccaccggcaacggctcaacctctctgactgctgagataggcgcggtacaagggattaggcaagagcaaggtcgaacgtagcagaaggtcggggcaggcagcaaggatcgtagtcaggggcaacggcaggaggtctggaacacaggctaggaacacacaaggaaacgctttcactggcacaatggcaacaagatccggcaaggaagggaaggggaagtgaggtaatatagggaagtgcacaggtgaacacactaattaaaaccatgcgccaatcagtggcgcactggccctttaaatggcaaagagccggcacgcgtgccctagggagcggggccgcgcgcgccgggacagcacagacggggaacgagtctggtaagcgggtcgggatgcgcaccgcgagcgggcgcatcccgcatcgcgaatcgcatcccggctggggacattatcgcagcacatccggtcagcgggtctgaccggggtgctgcgaacaggagaacgctgcgagcgctccggggagaagcggctcggcgtaacagtaccccccccttgggtctccccttcttttttgatcctgaaaatttgtaaataaggtccttgtcaaggatgttgtcctcgggttcccatgacctctcctcagggccgcaattctcccaatctacaagaattttttttttacctctgaccgtcttggatgcaagaatttctttaaccgagaagacatctgaggaccctgagacaggagtaggagcaacaactgttacgccgagcgctccgggtccctactcctccccggagcgctcacggcgtttctctctctgcagcgccccggtcagacccgctgaccgggagcgctgcactgacattgccggcggggatgcgattcgcatagcgggacgcgcctgctcgcgaatcgcatcccaagtcactcacctgtcccagtccccggctcTCACGTCCtctcgcgccagctctctaagatttaaagggccagtgcaccaatgattggtgcctggcccaatcagtccaattagcttccacctgctccctgtccatataacctcacttccccttcccttccttgccggatcttgttgccttgtgcctggagaaagcgtCTATTGTGTTTGCCTTACTGTGTTCCTGccctcttgctatcaccattgactacgaaccttgccgcctgccccgaccttctgctacgtctgaccttgcctctgcctagtccttctgtcccacgccttctcagcagtcagcgaggttgagccgttgccggtggatacgacctggttgctaccgccgcagcaagaccatcccgctttgcggcgggctctggtgaaaaccagtagcaacctagaaccgatccaccgacacggtccacgccaatccctcgctgacacagaggatccacatccagctagccgaatcataacagtagatcaggccatggatcccgctgaggtcccactgccagttgtcgctgaccttaccacggtggtcgcccagcagtcgcaacagattgagcaacttggacaacagttcgcccaacaaggacagcagctgtcgcagttgaccgccatgctacagcaacttctgccacagctacagcagcaaccatctcctccgccagctcctgcacctcctcctcagcgagtgcccgctcctggcctccgcttgtccctgccggacaaatttgatggggactctagactttgccgtggtttcctgtcacaatgttccctacatttggagatgttgtcggaccattttcctacagaacggtcgaaggtggctttcgtggtcagtctcctgtctgggaaagccctgtcatgggccacaccgctctgggaccgcaatgatcctgtcactgcctccgtacagtcctttttcgctgagattcgaagtgtcttcgaggaaccagcccgagcttcctctgccgagactgccctgctgaacctggtccagggtaatttttCAGTaggtgagtacgccatccaatttcgtactcttgcctccgaattatcttggaataacgaggccctctgcgcgacctttaaaaaaggcctatccagtaacatcaaggatgtgctggccgcacgagagattcctgccaacctgcatgaactcatccatttggccacccgcattgacatgtgtttttctgaaagacaccaggagctccgccatgaaaaagaccttgatctctgggcacctctttcccagtatcctttgcaatctacccctgtgcctcccgccgaggaggctatgcaagtggatcggtctcgcctgacccatgaagagaggactcgccgcagagataaaaatctatgtttgtactgcgctagtaccgaacatttcttggtggattgccctattcgtcctccacgtctgggaaacgcacgcacccagctcacatgggagtggcgtctcttggtctgaagtctgcttctccacgtctcactgtgcccgtacggatttctccttctgccaactcctccttctcagctgtggccttcttggactctggttctgcgggaaatttaattttggcctcttttgttaataagttcaacatccctgtgacccgtctcgccaagccgctctacatttcctcggtcaacggagtgaagttggactgcactgtgcgttatcgcacagaacccctgctcatgagcattggacggcctcacgaaaaaatttaactttttgtttttcccaactgcacctctgaagtcctccttggtctgccatggctccaacaacACTCTCCTAcctttgattggaccaccggggagatcaagagctggggtgcttcttgcccaAAAAAATGCCTCACATCCGGtctcagtcctgccagtcaaacccctatgtctcctcctatacctggtctccccaaggtctctcaggactatgccgtgcctcctcatagcccccgtcctggtaa from Hyla sarda isolate aHylSar1 chromosome 5, aHylSar1.hap1, whole genome shotgun sequence encodes:
- the LOC130272790 gene encoding lymphocyte antigen 6E-like, which produces MAAYTSLLLIAALCVGTVYSLSCYTCTSQSSNANCMTATNCTSGATSCMTSVTTAGLGSLSYASITKTCSSACVATGINAVVAASSVTCCSTDLCNTSGASSIKSTSTILAVALGAIMVLLRSSSL